A single genomic interval of Juglans regia cultivar Chandler chromosome 1, Walnut 2.0, whole genome shotgun sequence harbors:
- the LOC118348791 gene encoding uncharacterized protein LOC118348791, producing the protein MAHKNFSPASRHKQASPAPSSSTDLPLSDDSPAMYPVEYERAVSAFMFGDHIRALELVDDALSRYPDSALLRSTRNVFHYRAASLLKDHKSKVEYLKKAAEFAGLAFSMAPNSISCARLNVAMLFELKEIASPTSVSDYEEVIRHCENALMLQNPADPLEGSLGKTKAERVLSVRKEFLTVIEKAKTRISFLGGGNSKDWLKKLVENDFMSSVKNGFENIEQLRKGITEPMPLKAKFPASSPASRDDRLTEKRKNQNLKKLMSNVGKTGRVRTYWNNMDIEERKELFTIGIEDLIAYLDKNKLAMVKEALVEAIDFAKVKNKWKFWECCCCEGRFSVGVWDLDHIGDMHIAPHSEYIQSAAPEILAPDLAHKMLQADVWKPVDSISAAKIMEDLPSTADNGSKGSNVSQWHYCDDRKRADIIEKIRSCLQMFTQINCLASSHLTMLLDMTMDMLQNRIPRSILEDHGLHQTLRSICLLEVPELEHVLDFLEDLAGACSLRSLCERLSIEESVGYQGPCFKERIVFSSDFSCLHLDERSLLRGQIDAPDDGIDAPDDGIAVASTIAEDCGNDEAELSADSDAIVYELCVAVPKIGEQWKEWTSMRETTRNMGKGLVKILQMEFTREQLMLARKLRILRYEDTLLSVERICVEENKKRELIPDYDPQSFESLLSKRKEELEMEGDAAIDSTSNEIDIILSILEEAQADTDINKAIQKQREHISREVYKLDAIILTTKFAVGQTGKRLWSVLVHDYRFIIVPLLKSFVQARLHDMVDKDAAEKSSTAAEALLAELAVDAKKNTDKGGVSSKKGDGKSKRKKKGKYHSKAKNSEGTGGSKERHPFNPKNVEQYDIPISPDELEQREQEDVGPSKQEQEEELQREAMEVQRKLEEVLEFQKKFEDEAKQKRQAEKAKIVGGTSAENVAEDVHVVFSKLSEDVGPREQGHEEELQREAMEVHRKLEEVSEFQRKFEDEAKQKRLAEKAKIVGGTSAENVAEDVHVVFSKLIEDVAPRELGHEEELHHEDEEVQRKIDAALEFQTKLEDEGKEKRLAEKAKIMENVAEDVPVISSEPGENVDPSELEHEEKFQLEDEEVQRKVDKALEIYLKFEEEVKIELLAGKAKIEENVVEEVPLLSSEPGEGVGPSEQEQEWELQRGDEELQRKLDEALEFYFKFEDDARRKYLAEKAKIIENVAEDVPVISYEPGGEGVKLDPREQEQEGELQHGDEEVQRKVDEINFEDEAERKHLAGKAKIMENVANDVPVISSEPGEDVGPSKQEREEEHQLEDEVQRELDETLELQSQIDNEAEHKLDEQDKNVGGPSEKNVGRWFCCCLQ; encoded by the exons ATGGCCCACAAGAATTTTTCCCCTGCTTCGCGCCACAAACAAGCGTCCCCTGCACCGTCTTCCTCCACCGATTTGCCTCTTTCCGATGATTCTCCGGCCATGTATCCCGTTGAATACGAGCGGGCCGTCAGTGCTTTCATGTTTGGGGACCATATCAGAGCCTTGGAGCTCGTCGATGACGCCCTTTCCCGCTACCCGGATTCGGCGCTTCTCCGCAGCACCCGAAACGTCTTTCACTACAGAGCCGCTTCCTTGCTCAAAGACCATAAGTCCAAGGTTGAATACCTGAAGAAAGCGGCCGAGTTCGCAGGCCTTGCCTTCTCTATGGCACCGAACTCCATCTCCTGCGCTAGATTGAACGTCGCCATGCTTTTCGAGCTGAAGGAGATCGCCTCCCCTACTTCAGTCTCCGATTACGAAGAAGTAATCCGGCATTGCGAGAACGCTTTGATGTTACAGAACCCAGCGGACCCTCTTGAGGGTAGCTTGGGAAAGACCAAGGCCGAGCGAGTCTTGTCGGTGAGAAAGGAGTTCTTAACGGTCATCGAGAAGGCCAAGACGAGGATCAGTTTTCTTGGAGGTGGGAATAGTAAGGACTGGTTGAAGAAGCTTGTAGAGAATGATTTTATGTCGTCCGTAAAAAACGGTTTTGAGAACATAGAACAGTTAAGGAAAGGGATCACAGAGCCGATGCCGCTGAAGGCCAAATTTCCAGCGTCGAGTCCAGCCTCGAGGGATGATCGGCTCACggagaaaagaaagaatcaaAATCTCAAGAAACTGATGTCCAACGTCGGCAAGACAGGTCGAGTCAGGACTTACTGGAACAACATGGATATCGAAGAAAGGAAGGAATTATTCACTATAGGAATAGAAGATCTCATAGCGTATTTGGATAAGAACAAGCTGGCGATGGTGAAGGAGGCTTTGGTAGAAGCAATAGATTTCgctaaagtgaaaaataaatggaaGTTTTGGGAATGTTGTTGTTGCGAAGGAAGGTTTTCGGTCGGAGTATGGGATTTGGACCACATTGGGGATATGCATATAGCTCCCCACTCCGAGTACATACAATCAGCCGCTCCGGAAATATTAGCTCCTGACTTGGCACATAAGATGCTTCAAGCTGATGTATGGAAGCCTGTGGATTCTATTTCTGCGGCCAAGATTATGGAAGATCTGCCGTCTACTGCAGATAATGGCTCTAAAGGTTCTAATGTTAGTCAGTGGCATTATTGTGATGATAGAAAGCGCGCTGATATCATCGAGAAAATTCGCTCATGCCTGCAAATGTTTACGCAAATAAATTGTCTTGCTTCTAGCCATCTCACTATGCTGCTGGACATGACAATGGACATGCTGCAAAATCGCATCCCAAGATCGATTCTCGAGGATCATGGACTGCACCAGACACTCCGTTCGATATGCTTATTGGAAGTGCCGGAGCTTGAACACGTTCTTGATTTCTTGGAAGATCTGGCTGGTGCTTGCTCATTGCGTTCTCTTTGTGAGCGTTTGTCGATAGAAGAATCGGTAGGTTATCAGGGACCTTGCTTTAAAGAGAGGATTGTTTTCAGCAGCGACTTCTCTTGCCTCCATTTGGATGAGCGATCGCTGCTGCGAGGACAGATTGATGCGCCGGATGATGGGATTGATGCGCCGGATGATGGGATTGCAGTGGCGTCAACTATTGCGGAGGATTGTGGTAATGATGAGGCAGAGCTGTCTGCAGATAGTGACGCTATTGTTTATGAATTATGTGTTGCAGTTCCTAAAATTGGGGAGCAGTGGAAGGAATGGACAAGTATGAGAGAAACCACCAGAAATATGGGAAAGGGTTTGGTGAAGATCCTTCAGATGGAATTTACACGTGAGCAGTTAATGTTAGCCAGAAAACTCAGGATTTTGAGATACGAGGACACATTGCTGAGTGTTGAGAGAATATGTGTCGAGGAAAATAAGAAAAGGGAACTAATTCCAGATTACGACCCACAGAGTTTTGAGTCTCTATTGTCGAAGCGGAAGGAGGAGCTTGAGATGGAGGGCGATGCTGCGATAGATAGCACAAGCAATGAGATAGATATCATACTTAGTATTCTGGAAGAAGCACAAGCAGACACTGACATAAACAAAGCAATCCAGAAGCAGAGGGAACATATATCTCGAGAG GTTTACAAACTCGATGCCATAATCCTGACAACTAAATTCGCCGTAGGGCAGACGGGGAAGAGACTTTGGAGCGTATTAGTTCATGACTATCGGTTCATTATCGTTCCCCTGTTGAAGTCATTTGTGCAG GCACGCCTACATGATATGGTTGACAAAGATGCTGCAGAGAAGTCTAGTACTGCAGCAGAAGCTCTGTTAGCAGAGCTTGCCGTCGATGCCAAGAAAAACACTGATAAAGGAGGTGTTAGTTCGAAAAAAGGAGACGGAAAGTCAAAGCgtaaaaagaagggaaaatatCACAGCAAGGCCAAAAATTCTGAG GGAACTGGTGGTAGTAAGGAGCGGCATCCCTTTAATCCCAAAAATGTGGAACAATA CGACATTCCCATAAGCCCGGATGAATTGGAGCAACGGGAACAGGAAGATGTTGGTCCAAGTAAGCAGGAACAGGAAGAGGAACTTCAGCGTGAGGCTATGGAGGTGCAAAGAAAGCTCGAGGAAGTTTTGGAGTTTCAGAAGAAATTCGAGGATGAGGCTAAACAAAAGCGCCAAGCTGAAAAAGCAAAGATCGTGGGGGGAACCAGTGCTGAAAATGTTGCGGAGGATGTGCATGTTGTCTTCTCCAAACTTAGCGAAGATGTTGGTCCAAGGGAGCAGGGGCATGAAGAGGAACTTCAGCGTGAGGCTATGGAGGTGCACAGAAAGCTCGAGGAAGTTTCGGAGTTTCAGAGGAAATTCGAGGATGAGGCTAAACAAAAACGCCTAGCTGAAAAAGCAAAGATCGTGGGGGGAACCAGTGCTGAAAATGTTGCGGAGGATGTGCATGTTGTCTTCTCCAAACTTATCGAAGATGTTGCTCCAAGGGAGCTGGGGCATGAAGAGGAACTTCACCATGAGGATGAGGAGGTACAAAGAAAGATTGATGCAGCTTTGGAGTTTCAGACGAAATTAGAGGACGAGGGTAAAGAAAAGCGCCTAGCtgaaaaagcaaaaattatGGAAAATGTTGCAGAGGATGTACCTGTTATCTCCTCTGAACCTGGTGAAAATGTTGATCCAAGTGAGCTGGAACACGAAGAAAAATTTCAGCTCGAGGATGAGGAGGTGCAAAGAAAGGTTGATAAAGCATTGgagatttatttgaaatttgaggaAGAGGTTAAAATAGAGCTCCTTGCTGGAAAAGCAAAGATTGAGGAAAATGTTGTAGAGGAGGTGCCTCTACTCTCCTCTGAACCTGGTGAAGGTGTTGGTCCAAGTGAGCAGGAACAGGAATGGGAACTTCAGCGTGGGGATGAGGAGCTGCAAAGAAAGCTTGATGAAgctttggagttttattttaaatttgaggatgATGCTCGACGAAAGTACCTTGCtgaaaaagcaaaaattattgaaaatgttGCAGAGGATGTGCCTGTAATTTCCTATGAACCTGGTGGTGAAGGTGTTAAACTTGATCCACGTGAGCAGGAACAGGAAGGGGAACTTCAGCATGGGGATGAGGAGGTGCAAAGAAAggttgatgaaataaattttgaggATGAGGCTGAACGAAAGCACCTTGCTGGAAAAGCAAAGATTATGGAAAATGTTGCAAATGATGTGCCTGTAATCTCCTCTGAACCTGGTGAAGATGTTGGTCCAAGTAAGCAGGAACGGGAAGAGGAACATCAGCTGGAGGATGAGGTGCAAAGAGAGCTTGATGAAACTTTGGAGTTGCAGAGCCAAATTGATAACGAGGCTGAACACAAACTTGATGAGCAAGATAAGAATGTAGGTGGACCCAGTGAGAAGAATGTGGGAAGGTGGTTTTGCTGCTGTCTCCAGTGA
- the LOC118343976 gene encoding 1-acyl-sn-glycerol-3-phosphate acyltransferase 3-like, giving the protein MRSFVPAIYDCTVAVSKNQPRPTMLGICRRQSSVMKVQIRRHQMQELPETADGIGQWCKDIFVTKDAVLERYFCMDSFSDLPQQDIGRPKKSFFVVISWICVLVYGITKFFQWSSLLSSWEGIAFSATFLVLVTIVMQILIQSSESEHSTPVNTVTQDPMEEQLLQ; this is encoded by the exons ATGCGCTCGTTTGTTCCAGCAATTTATGATTGTACAGTGGCCGTTTCCAAAAACCAGCCTCGACCTACAATGTTGGGAATATGTAGAAGACAATCTTCTGTG ATGAAGGTGCAAATCAGGAGACATCAAATGCAGGAGTTGCCAGAAACAGCTGATGGCATTGGACAATGGTGTAAAGATATATTTGTTACAAAG GATGCTGTATTGGAGAGATACTTTTGTATGGACTCTTTCAGTGACTTACCTCAGCAAGACATTGGTCGACCAAAAAAATCTTTCTTT GTTGTCATATCTTGGATATGTGTCCTTGTATATGGTATAACCAAATTCTTTCAGTGGTCTTCTCTCCTATCCTCATGGGAAGGCATTGCATTTTCAGCCACATTCTTGGTCCTCGTTACCATTGTTATGCAAATTCTCATCCAATCCTCCGAGTCCGAGCATTCTACCCCTGTCAATACAGTGACACAAGACCCAATGGAAGAGCAGCTTCTTCAGTAA
- the LOC118349608 gene encoding protein PGR-like, whose product MEKNVIQPLIAASISFLIAIRAYRRKSLDLSGALSGFLVMSIHLALGYRYGAMLLVFFFTSSKLTKVGEEKKRRVDADFKEGGQRNWIQVLSNAGIATVLVVIIWKLTGGQDKCLDSKDSTLVTSLLGGIIGHYCCCNGDTWSSELGVLSDAQPRLITTFKVNLASKHYLLLSTIVVAFSAHFLRAHT is encoded by the exons ATGGAAAAGAACGTTATTCAGCCACTGATTGCTGCTTCAATCTCGTTCTTAATCGCAATCAGAGCTTACAGAAGAAAATCCCTTGACCTTTCCGGGGCTCTTTCCGGCTTTCTTGTTATGTCCATTCACCTTGCCCTTGGATACCG gtaTGGAGCTATGCTACTTGTGTTCTTCTTCACTTCCTCTAAGCTCACGAAGGTGGGCGAAGAGAAAAAGCGACGCGTCGATGCTGATTTCAAGGAAGGCGGACAAAGAAATTG GATACAAGTTCTTAGCAATGCTGGCATTGCTACGGTTTTGGTTGTCATTATATGGAAATTGACAGGAGGGCAGGACAAGTGTTTGGACTCAAAAGACTCAACTCTTGTTACATCTCTCCTCGGTGGCATTATTGGTCACTATTGCTGCTGTAATGGAGACACTTGGTCTTCTGAACTTGGGGTACTGAGTGATGCACAACCTCGACTAATCACAACCTTTAAGGTGAATCTTGCTTCAAAACATTATCTGCTTCTGTCAACTATAGTTGTAGCATTCTCAGCCCATTTCCTGCGTGCACATACATGA